In Propionicimonas paludicola, a single window of DNA contains:
- a CDS encoding glycoside hydrolase family 66 protein, which yields MSTSMWGPELLPAKAAFAAGEDVLLELRGLPEAASVAVWSGGEQVARAIAADGWVRFAGLPGGRYGAEVWDASGVLARTAFAVGAQDMRYGFVVDYRPGRDVAEVVDFARRLHLTDVQFYDWAYRHADLNGGGELYADALGQPVSLDTVRALVDGLAAAGARSLGYAAVYGVGDAELDVWADQVLRQADGQPWGLGDFLTIVDPSDVTWLEHFASELQEATARLGFTGYHLDQYGYPKRARRSDGALVDLAEAFATMIAAVRQALPEARLVFNQVNDFPTWRTGGSPQDAVYVEVWPPHTTLADLSRLTTASRRHGKPVVISAYLKPYELPDQDAADAAARLTMATVFSHGGSHLLVGEADRILTDPYYVRNHPMRPETGAMLRRWYDFLVEHGDYLTDPGLVEVTGAYADAYNGDLEVAFDGVEIGWNPEPGKIWRRITRRGDDLIVHLINLIGQDDTEWDAPKRPATEVAEGVLRVRPISAAGCRVLVADPDGAGRLIELPLRAVDGLLEADLPSLHSWQLIVVKENNAN from the coding sequence ATGAGTACGTCAATGTGGGGTCCCGAACTCCTGCCGGCCAAGGCTGCCTTCGCCGCCGGTGAGGACGTGCTGCTCGAACTGCGCGGGCTGCCCGAGGCTGCGTCTGTTGCCGTGTGGAGCGGTGGTGAGCAGGTCGCCCGGGCGATCGCCGCGGACGGCTGGGTGCGGTTCGCCGGGTTGCCGGGCGGACGCTACGGCGCCGAGGTGTGGGACGCCTCCGGAGTGCTGGCCCGGACCGCGTTCGCGGTCGGGGCCCAGGACATGCGCTACGGCTTCGTGGTCGACTACCGGCCCGGACGCGATGTGGCCGAGGTGGTCGACTTTGCGCGCCGGCTGCACCTGACCGACGTCCAGTTCTACGACTGGGCCTATCGGCATGCCGACCTCAACGGCGGCGGTGAGCTCTACGCGGACGCGCTGGGCCAGCCGGTGAGCCTGGATACCGTCCGCGCTCTGGTGGACGGCCTGGCTGCCGCTGGTGCCCGCAGCCTGGGCTACGCGGCGGTCTATGGAGTCGGCGATGCCGAACTCGACGTGTGGGCCGACCAGGTGTTGCGCCAGGCGGACGGGCAGCCGTGGGGCCTGGGCGACTTCCTGACCATCGTCGACCCGTCCGATGTGACCTGGCTGGAGCACTTCGCGAGCGAGCTGCAGGAGGCCACCGCACGGCTGGGCTTCACCGGCTACCACCTGGACCAGTACGGCTACCCCAAGCGCGCCCGGCGCAGCGACGGGGCCCTGGTCGATCTGGCCGAGGCCTTCGCCACCATGATCGCGGCCGTGCGCCAGGCGCTGCCCGAGGCGCGGCTGGTGTTCAACCAGGTGAACGACTTCCCGACCTGGCGGACCGGCGGCAGCCCGCAAGATGCGGTCTACGTCGAGGTGTGGCCGCCGCACACCACCTTGGCCGACCTTTCCCGGTTGACCACGGCGAGCCGCCGCCACGGCAAGCCGGTGGTGATCAGCGCCTACCTCAAGCCCTACGAGCTCCCCGATCAGGACGCCGCCGATGCCGCGGCCCGGCTGACCATGGCCACGGTCTTCTCCCACGGCGGCAGCCATCTGCTGGTCGGGGAGGCCGATCGGATCCTGACCGACCCGTACTACGTCCGCAACCATCCGATGCGGCCCGAAACCGGCGCCATGCTGCGTCGCTGGTACGACTTCCTGGTCGAGCACGGCGACTACCTGACCGACCCGGGGCTGGTCGAGGTGACCGGGGCCTATGCCGATGCGTACAACGGCGATCTCGAGGTGGCCTTCGACGGTGTCGAGATTGGCTGGAACCCGGAGCCGGGGAAGATCTGGCGCCGGATCACCCGGCGCGGCGACGACCTGATCGTCCATCTGATCAACCTGATCGGCCAGGACGACACCGAATGGGATGCGCCCAAGCGTCCGGCCACGGAGGTGGCCGAGGGAGTGCTGCGGGTGCGTCCGATCTCGGCGGCGGGCTGCCGGGTGCTGGTCGCTGATCCGGACGGCGCCGGACGACTGATCGAACTGCCGCTGCGGGCCGTGGACGGCCTGCTCGAGGCGGACCTGCCGAGCCTGCACAGCTGGCAGCTGATTGTGGTGAAAGAGAACAATGCGAACTGA
- a CDS encoding alpha-glucosidase: MRTDQWWRSAVIYQIYPRSFADSDGDGIGDLRGIIGKLDYLADLGIDAVWLSPVYPSPGADAGYDVADYRGIDPLFGTESDFDELIAGLHARGIRLVMDVVFNHTSIEHPWFVEASASRDAAKRDWYLWRDARPGCVAGQPGAEPNNWESIFGGPAWTFHEATGQYYLNLFTPEQPDLNWENPLVRAELAEVLRFWLGRGVDGFRMDVINFVSKDPRYPDGRVGSSGLGDGYPYFSNGPRIHEFLAEMRGAVGPDVLLIAEAPGVTVRDGELYTDPARGEVDMLFQFEHVGLDSGETKWDPRPLQLAELVENLRRWQLEIGDGWNALYWSNHDQPRVVSRFGDPAYWRESATALATLLHLLRGTPFVYQGEELGTTNFGFTSPDQCQDIEALNAYSALLSRGLTPAEAIARVAPVSRDNARIPIAWDASPSGGFTTGTAWLPLHPERGLFNAAAEADDPNSVLAYYRRLIALRHAEPAISLGRLDTLELVGDSVVRLVRVGEGSTIEALINLSSTPQQVAADGGTVVLSNLPVSADWLSLAPWQAVVLRRLGG, encoded by the coding sequence ATGCGAACTGACCAATGGTGGCGCTCGGCCGTCATCTACCAGATCTACCCCCGCTCGTTCGCCGACTCCGACGGCGACGGCATCGGTGACCTGCGCGGCATCATCGGGAAGCTCGATTACCTGGCTGACTTGGGCATTGACGCGGTCTGGCTGTCCCCGGTGTACCCCTCGCCCGGTGCGGACGCCGGCTACGACGTGGCCGACTACCGGGGCATCGACCCGCTGTTCGGGACCGAGTCCGACTTCGACGAACTGATCGCCGGCCTGCATGCCCGCGGCATCCGGCTGGTGATGGACGTGGTGTTCAACCACACGTCCATCGAGCACCCGTGGTTCGTCGAGGCGAGTGCCTCCCGGGACGCGGCCAAGCGGGATTGGTATCTGTGGCGTGACGCCCGTCCGGGCTGTGTGGCCGGGCAGCCGGGGGCCGAGCCGAACAACTGGGAGTCGATCTTCGGAGGCCCGGCTTGGACCTTCCATGAGGCCACCGGCCAGTACTACCTGAACCTGTTCACCCCCGAGCAGCCCGACCTGAACTGGGAGAACCCCCTGGTCAGGGCCGAGTTGGCCGAGGTGCTGCGGTTCTGGCTGGGCCGTGGCGTCGATGGTTTCCGGATGGACGTGATCAACTTCGTCTCCAAGGATCCGCGCTACCCCGACGGACGGGTCGGCTCGTCCGGGCTGGGCGACGGGTACCCCTACTTCTCCAACGGGCCGCGGATCCACGAGTTCCTGGCCGAGATGCGCGGCGCGGTCGGCCCGGACGTCCTGCTGATCGCGGAGGCGCCCGGCGTGACCGTCCGCGACGGCGAGCTGTACACCGATCCGGCCCGCGGCGAGGTGGACATGCTGTTCCAGTTCGAGCACGTGGGCCTGGACAGTGGCGAGACCAAGTGGGATCCGCGTCCGCTGCAGCTGGCCGAGCTGGTCGAGAATCTGCGCCGCTGGCAGCTCGAGATCGGGGACGGCTGGAACGCGCTGTACTGGTCGAACCACGACCAGCCGCGGGTGGTCTCGCGGTTCGGCGACCCGGCGTACTGGCGGGAGTCGGCCACCGCGCTGGCCACCCTGCTGCACCTGCTGCGCGGCACCCCGTTCGTCTACCAGGGCGAGGAGCTCGGCACCACCAACTTCGGCTTCACCAGCCCGGATCAGTGCCAGGACATCGAGGCGCTGAACGCCTACTCAGCGCTGCTTTCGCGGGGCCTGACCCCGGCCGAGGCGATCGCCCGAGTGGCTCCGGTGAGCCGGGACAACGCCCGGATCCCGATCGCCTGGGACGCCAGCCCGTCCGGCGGCTTCACCACGGGGACGGCCTGGCTGCCGCTGCACCCCGAGCGTGGGCTGTTCAACGCTGCCGCGGAGGCGGACGACCCGAACTCGGTGCTGGCCTACTACCGCCGGCTCATCGCTCTGCGGCACGCTGAACCGGCGATCTCGCTGGGCCGGCTGGACACCCTGGAACTGGTCGGCGACAGCGTCGTCCGGCTGGTGCGGGTGGGGGAGGGTTCGACGATCGAGGCCCTGATCAACCTGTCGAGCACCCCTCAGCAAGTCGCCGCCGATGGCGGGACGGTCGTGCTCTCGAACCTGCCGGTTTCCGCCGACTGGCTCAGCCTGGCGCCCTGGCAGGCCGTTGTGCTGCGCCGCCTGGGCGGCTGA
- a CDS encoding serine protein kinase RIO — MSDISPAISWDELSYRALGEDLAEHQRWSTWDTVERLCRGPQPWPQWVVTSSAAIDTDLGVLKTGKEADVFLLERAVPGDPDARCLLAAKRYRSAEHRLFRRDDAYTQGRRVRNSRDARAMATKTNFGRSVEADLWARSEWSGLVRLYEAGVPVPYPVQVDGREILMEFIADSASGPTVAAPRLHQVRPGLAALARLFEQLRDALRTMASLGLVHGDLSPYNTLVADADSAEPRLVIIDVPQLVDLAANPHAVEFLLRDCTNMATWFSAKGYPVDADELLADLLGYAW, encoded by the coding sequence TTGTCAGACATCAGTCCAGCCATCTCGTGGGATGAGCTTTCCTATCGCGCGCTCGGTGAAGACCTCGCCGAGCATCAACGTTGGTCCACCTGGGACACCGTCGAACGGTTGTGCCGGGGACCGCAGCCATGGCCGCAGTGGGTCGTCACCAGTTCGGCAGCGATCGACACCGATCTCGGCGTCCTGAAGACGGGCAAGGAGGCCGACGTGTTCCTGCTGGAGCGGGCAGTTCCTGGTGATCCGGACGCCCGCTGCCTGCTGGCCGCCAAGCGCTATCGGTCGGCCGAGCACCGGCTGTTCCGCCGCGACGACGCCTACACCCAGGGTCGCCGGGTCCGAAACAGCCGCGATGCGCGGGCCATGGCCACCAAGACCAACTTCGGACGGTCCGTCGAGGCCGATCTGTGGGCGAGGTCGGAGTGGTCGGGGCTCGTCCGCCTCTACGAGGCCGGAGTGCCGGTGCCGTATCCGGTGCAGGTCGACGGCCGCGAGATCCTGATGGAGTTCATCGCCGACTCGGCGTCCGGGCCGACGGTTGCCGCTCCCCGGCTGCACCAGGTGCGTCCCGGCTTGGCCGCCCTCGCCCGACTGTTCGAGCAACTGCGCGACGCGCTGCGGACGATGGCCAGCCTCGGTCTGGTGCACGGTGACCTGAGCCCGTACAACACCTTGGTGGCCGACGCCGACAGCGCCGAGCCGCGGTTGGTGATCATCGACGTGCCGCAGCTGGTCGATTTGGCCGCGAACCCGCACGCAGTCGAGTTCCTGCTGCGCGACTGCACGAACATGGCGACCTGGTTCAGTGCCAAGGGCTATCCGGTGGACGCCGACGAGCTGCTCGCCGACCTGCTGGGTTACGCCTGGTGA
- a CDS encoding YcxB family protein, with protein MSADHWSAVLEFELTTEDFVAFSIYGALSAPAVQKRSARLRIGASAAMFVGLGLAAGLQDGWLYGLVAGLIAAAVFWLIWPPLWAWSTKRNVMRLAESGGLGKPGPCRIWIDQYGVHDATPDGTSTVSWRGIDRVEETPSHAFIFVGPIQAYVIPKRIGGSAVADFLAAVRAGLATA; from the coding sequence TTGTCCGCTGATCATTGGAGCGCAGTGCTGGAGTTCGAGCTGACGACCGAAGACTTCGTGGCCTTCAGCATCTATGGCGCCCTCAGCGCGCCCGCGGTGCAGAAGCGGAGTGCGCGGCTTCGGATAGGAGCGAGTGCGGCGATGTTCGTCGGTCTCGGCCTGGCCGCTGGTCTCCAGGACGGCTGGCTCTACGGGCTGGTGGCCGGCCTGATCGCTGCCGCGGTGTTCTGGCTGATCTGGCCCCCGTTGTGGGCGTGGTCGACCAAGCGAAACGTGATGCGCCTGGCTGAGTCTGGCGGTCTCGGGAAGCCCGGACCCTGTCGGATCTGGATCGACCAGTACGGCGTGCACGACGCTACCCCGGACGGCACCTCGACGGTCTCGTGGCGGGGTATCGACCGCGTGGAGGAGACTCCGTCGCACGCCTTCATCTTCGTCGGGCCGATCCAGGCCTACGTCATTCCCAAGCGGATCGGGGGCTCGGCTGTGGCCGACTTCCTGGCCGCGGTGAGGGCCGGCCTGGCCACGGCGTGA
- a CDS encoding A/G-specific adenine glycosylase translates to MPNLAPALIEWYAANARELPWRQDGFSAWGVLVSEFMLQQTPVNRVIPHLQAWLERWPTPSALADEPAAEALTQWANLGYPRRALWLHRAAVEIRDRFGGQVPSDVDELLSLTGIGDYTARAVAVFAYGQREPVVDINTRRVIARAQHGRSQPGPASPRDLVEMDALLPDEPDDAAAFNAATMELGALICTARNPRCEACPIADQCQWLAAGRPDTGDTRRRQATYEGSDRQARGAVMRALRQAADNALPQASIVPDWPDADQRERAIATLLADGLVRARGDVLELPR, encoded by the coding sequence GTGCCCAACCTCGCCCCGGCGCTCATCGAGTGGTACGCCGCCAATGCGCGCGAACTGCCGTGGCGGCAGGACGGGTTCAGCGCGTGGGGCGTGCTGGTCAGCGAGTTCATGCTGCAGCAGACCCCGGTGAACCGGGTGATCCCGCACCTTCAGGCGTGGCTGGAGCGGTGGCCAACCCCGTCCGCGCTGGCCGACGAGCCTGCGGCTGAGGCGCTCACTCAGTGGGCGAACCTGGGCTATCCGCGCCGGGCGCTGTGGCTGCACCGGGCCGCGGTCGAGATCCGGGATCGCTTCGGCGGACAGGTGCCGTCCGACGTGGACGAGCTGCTCAGCCTCACCGGCATCGGCGACTACACCGCGCGGGCCGTGGCGGTCTTCGCCTACGGGCAGCGGGAGCCGGTGGTCGACATCAACACGCGTCGGGTGATCGCCCGCGCCCAACACGGACGCAGCCAGCCCGGGCCAGCCTCGCCCCGCGACCTGGTCGAGATGGATGCCCTGCTGCCCGACGAACCGGACGATGCCGCCGCCTTCAACGCCGCCACCATGGAGCTCGGCGCGCTGATCTGCACCGCCCGCAACCCGCGCTGCGAGGCCTGTCCGATCGCAGACCAGTGCCAGTGGCTGGCCGCCGGAAGGCCCGACACCGGCGACACCCGCCGACGCCAAGCCACCTACGAAGGCAGCGACCGCCAGGCTCGTGGTGCCGTGATGCGGGCCCTGCGCCAGGCCGCCGACAACGCGCTGCCGCAGGCAAGCATCGTCCCCGATTGGCCGGACGCCGATCAACGCGAGCGAGCCATCGCCACCCTGCTGGCCGACGGCCTGGTCCGCGCACGCGGGGACGTCCTTGAGCTCCCCCGCTGA
- a CDS encoding HNH endonuclease signature motif containing protein, with the protein MDESFTELTDGQLFAVIGAALDALTDDRLRLPSDAEQLAQLLDALRLDARLQAWQQQLAARIEATEAACREYCTSTTTWLTDAAQLTPREARRLVKAGQGLAQFQIVGAAAAAGAVLPSQAEAITSVLADLPREFDQATLVQGQEMMVGFAASHDAAALRRLTTHLVEVLAPDTADTLEAARLERQERAARARRYLEFFGDGHGNVHIRGSLPVADAEPFIRIIDAYAAADKRASLEARDPLAELVTPTMRRADALVTMVNRHCQEALAPTNGGDRPRIVIALSYDKLAKTAADNGLLTGHLIGSNEPVPASVLRRLLCDADVLPAVLGSPSEILDVGRTQRLVTTPIRAALELRDGGCVFPGCDKPPQDCHAHHITPWWAGGSTSLENLVLVCAHHHGIIEPGHDPTADRWQVRLRADGRAEIIPPRRADPTQRPRTHTRFLTPMRA; encoded by the coding sequence ATGGATGAGAGCTTCACTGAGCTGACTGATGGCCAGTTGTTTGCCGTTATTGGTGCTGCTCTCGATGCTCTCACCGATGATCGGCTGCGGCTGCCGTCCGATGCCGAACAGCTCGCCCAGCTGTTGGACGCGCTGCGGCTGGATGCCCGGCTCCAGGCTTGGCAGCAGCAACTCGCCGCCCGGATCGAAGCGACGGAGGCGGCCTGTCGGGAGTACTGCACCTCGACCACAACCTGGCTCACTGACGCGGCCCAACTCACCCCGCGCGAGGCCAGACGACTCGTCAAAGCCGGACAAGGACTCGCCCAGTTCCAGATTGTTGGAGCCGCGGCTGCCGCAGGGGCGGTGTTGCCTTCGCAGGCTGAGGCGATCACGTCGGTGCTCGCCGACCTGCCCCGAGAGTTCGACCAGGCCACCCTCGTCCAAGGCCAAGAAATGATGGTTGGCTTCGCGGCCAGCCACGACGCTGCCGCCCTGCGCCGGCTCACCACACACCTAGTCGAAGTACTCGCCCCCGACACCGCCGACACTCTCGAAGCTGCCAGGCTTGAGCGGCAGGAGCGGGCAGCTCGTGCCCGCCGCTATCTGGAGTTCTTCGGCGACGGACACGGCAACGTCCACATCCGTGGCAGCCTGCCAGTAGCCGATGCTGAACCGTTCATTCGGATCATCGACGCCTACGCCGCAGCCGACAAACGCGCCTCCCTCGAAGCCCGAGATCCACTCGCAGAGCTTGTCACCCCCACCATGCGCCGAGCCGACGCGCTGGTCACGATGGTCAACCGGCACTGCCAGGAGGCACTCGCTCCGACCAACGGCGGCGACCGGCCCCGCATCGTGATCGCCCTGTCCTACGACAAACTCGCCAAAACCGCCGCGGACAACGGGCTGCTCACCGGACACCTGATCGGCAGCAACGAGCCGGTGCCGGCCAGCGTCCTGCGGCGACTGCTATGCGACGCGGATGTGTTACCCGCAGTACTTGGCAGCCCATCCGAAATCCTCGACGTCGGACGCACCCAACGCCTCGTCACCACCCCGATCAGAGCAGCCCTCGAACTCCGCGACGGCGGATGCGTGTTCCCCGGCTGCGACAAGCCGCCTCAGGACTGCCACGCCCACCACATCACCCCCTGGTGGGCAGGCGGAAGTACGTCACTCGAAAACCTCGTCCTGGTCTGTGCGCACCACCACGGCATCATCGAACCGGGCCACGACCCGACCGCCGATCGCTGGCAGGTACGACTGCGAGCCGACGGCCGAGCGGAGATCATCCCGCCCCGGCGCGCCGACCCCACCCAGCGGCCACGCACCCACACCCGCTTCCTCACCCCGATGCGCGCATGA
- a CDS encoding toll/interleukin-1 receptor domain-containing protein, protein MSSSHKKGRGNTRQLPVSQQTRNVTPQPLQPDRVAAPIAIDEGIKVFLSYARADDAAFNMVRPFKELLSHLVYAKVGRQVRAFVDQDDIQWGDIWKERLTSEILGATVFIPLLSAAYLDSPNCRMEFNRFYSNARTLGVTELLLPVLVLKAPVVFHDDSPDQIVRVSAERQWENIEEAVLSDRGSSEWKRTMARLADRFVQSYQAAESRLATLSPDQLGGAMTDSETADEDEEDDESLGLFEIMELMNAGFATMTTAAEAMAPAIEALGNGARSVGALPPTASAKEIQLWSMRAAHAFGGPAKEVESAGQQMFTATAELDSAMQRLRYIVGSAPESTGLSKAYTDMVAPLSDLTEVRDQLIGLLDSMRPAELFSVPLRKSLVPARRGLTRVTDSIQLIQAWAA, encoded by the coding sequence TTGTCCAGCAGCCACAAGAAGGGGCGCGGAAACACCCGCCAATTGCCGGTGAGCCAGCAGACACGAAACGTGACCCCCCAACCCCTGCAGCCCGATCGAGTTGCAGCGCCCATCGCGATTGATGAGGGAATCAAGGTGTTCCTGAGTTACGCTCGTGCCGACGATGCCGCGTTCAACATGGTTCGACCATTCAAGGAACTTCTTTCCCACCTGGTTTACGCTAAGGTGGGGCGGCAAGTACGCGCATTCGTTGACCAGGACGACATACAGTGGGGCGATATCTGGAAAGAGCGCCTCACAAGCGAAATTCTGGGTGCAACAGTATTCATCCCCCTCCTCAGCGCCGCCTACCTCGACAGCCCCAATTGCCGAATGGAGTTTAACCGATTTTACTCGAACGCCCGGACGCTGGGGGTCACCGAACTCCTCCTACCCGTGTTGGTCTTGAAGGCGCCCGTCGTTTTTCACGATGACTCGCCGGATCAGATTGTGAGAGTCTCAGCCGAGCGCCAGTGGGAGAACATCGAGGAGGCGGTGCTCTCTGACCGAGGTTCGTCCGAGTGGAAGCGCACGATGGCTCGGTTGGCAGACCGCTTCGTTCAGTCCTACCAAGCTGCCGAAAGCCGGCTCGCCACACTGTCCCCGGATCAACTTGGCGGCGCAATGACCGACAGCGAGACGGCGGACGAGGATGAAGAGGACGACGAGTCGCTCGGGCTCTTCGAGATAATGGAACTCATGAACGCCGGCTTCGCCACTATGACCACGGCGGCGGAAGCGATGGCACCTGCCATAGAAGCACTGGGCAACGGTGCGAGAAGCGTCGGAGCGTTGCCCCCCACCGCTTCTGCGAAGGAGATTCAGCTGTGGTCCATGCGGGCGGCCCACGCGTTTGGAGGACCAGCCAAGGAAGTTGAAAGCGCGGGCCAGCAAATGTTCACAGCGACAGCAGAACTCGACTCTGCGATGCAAAGACTCCGTTACATTGTTGGATCAGCACCGGAGTCCACGGGGCTATCTAAGGCATACACTGACATGGTTGCGCCACTGTCAGACCTGACCGAGGTACGTGATCAGTTGATAGGGCTTTTGGATTCAATGAGACCCGCAGAGTTGTTCTCCGTTCCACTCCGCAAGTCACTCGTCCCCGCGCGACGAGGGTTGACGCGCGTAACTGATAGCATTCAGCTCATTCAGGCATGGGCGGCCTGA
- a CDS encoding restriction endonuclease, with the protein MTDQEAGGTRSAPVSGVGAPTTAGLDLLRQLDWRQFEELVGAAYRAQGFTVLPTSPGADGGIDLILSRGDERIFVQCKHWKAWQVGAPIVRELFGLVVANRATRGIVVTSGTFSREAVEFARQSGTELLDGPAVLSLLATGNACLQTGATEPAPSTPPPAASSGAPACPVCLSPMLLRRARRGPQTGALFWGCVRFPGCRGTREAALGTQLPPTHRQRARRRRGQRQAALGLVAAMLGVLMLLPIGVIVLGSMVGAATTSPTRSVLPILGASPSTKAAFGIAGLGEQPLDVALDSSSKRLYTANYVSGDVSVIDIATRSVVDTIDTPGKPVSVAIGGSTLYVADRDGKKVYAISLKTKATIATFAAGHEVLDIAVDKSAGRLFISHEDGTIRTYAIASGRRLSDLKAYAGALITVDTDEHKIYANNSAGVLYSFDSRSLRQSATKYAGPGGIAVDSKRQRLYVVQGSQLREQNLMTAKSRSIDLAIDAQSVAVDPATRTAFVVDANTNAVQTVSLE; encoded by the coding sequence GTGACCGACCAAGAAGCTGGCGGCACCCGCAGTGCGCCCGTCTCGGGCGTGGGTGCCCCGACCACCGCCGGTCTGGACTTGCTGCGCCAGCTCGACTGGCGCCAGTTCGAAGAGCTCGTCGGTGCCGCGTACCGCGCCCAAGGCTTCACAGTTCTGCCGACATCACCTGGCGCGGACGGCGGCATTGATCTGATTCTCAGTCGTGGAGATGAACGCATCTTCGTGCAGTGCAAGCACTGGAAGGCGTGGCAGGTCGGCGCACCGATCGTTCGGGAGCTGTTCGGGCTCGTCGTCGCCAACCGTGCGACCCGGGGCATCGTCGTCACCTCAGGCACCTTCAGCCGAGAGGCTGTCGAGTTCGCCCGCCAAAGCGGCACCGAGCTGCTCGACGGCCCCGCAGTTCTGTCGCTCTTGGCAACCGGCAACGCCTGCCTCCAGACAGGGGCCACAGAGCCCGCGCCGTCCACACCGCCTCCAGCCGCGTCGTCCGGCGCACCAGCCTGCCCTGTGTGTCTGTCGCCGATGCTGTTGCGCCGGGCCCGGCGCGGCCCTCAGACCGGGGCACTCTTCTGGGGCTGCGTCCGCTTCCCAGGGTGCCGCGGCACCCGCGAAGCAGCGCTAGGGACGCAGCTGCCCCCTACCCATCGCCAGCGTGCTCGCCGGCGTCGCGGTCAACGCCAGGCCGCACTCGGCCTCGTCGCGGCAATGCTCGGCGTCCTCATGTTGTTGCCGATCGGTGTCATCGTGCTAGGCAGCATGGTCGGCGCCGCTACGACCTCACCCACGCGATCTGTGCTGCCCATCCTGGGGGCATCCCCGTCGACGAAGGCTGCGTTCGGCATCGCAGGCCTCGGCGAGCAGCCGCTAGATGTCGCTCTCGACTCCAGCAGCAAACGGCTCTACACAGCCAACTACGTCAGTGGCGATGTGTCAGTGATCGACATTGCGACGAGGTCTGTCGTGGACACGATCGACACCCCCGGAAAGCCGGTCAGCGTCGCCATCGGAGGGTCCACACTGTACGTCGCGGACCGGGATGGCAAGAAGGTCTACGCGATCAGCCTCAAGACCAAGGCAACGATCGCGACCTTCGCGGCCGGACACGAGGTGCTAGACATCGCCGTAGACAAATCGGCTGGACGGCTCTTCATCAGCCACGAAGACGGAACCATTCGCACCTACGCCATCGCTTCGGGTCGCCGGCTGTCCGACCTGAAGGCTTACGCGGGTGCGTTGATCACGGTCGACACGGACGAACATAAGATCTACGCCAACAACTCTGCGGGAGTCCTCTACAGCTTCGACTCGAGGTCTCTCAGGCAATCCGCCACCAAGTACGCCGGGCCAGGAGGCATCGCCGTGGACTCCAAGCGGCAGCGCCTCTATGTCGTCCAGGGCTCGCAGCTGCGCGAGCAGAACCTCATGACCGCGAAGTCACGCTCGATCGACCTCGCCATCGATGCGCAATCCGTGGCGGTCGATCCCGCGACCCGCACCGCCTTCGTTGTCGACGCCAACACCAACGCGGTACAGACAGTCAGCCTCGAATGA